A window of Longispora fulva contains these coding sequences:
- a CDS encoding ABC-F family ATP-binding cassette domain-containing protein: MSATLIAQDLSAGHGDRLLFSGLELVVAPGDVVGLVGVNGAGKSTLLRLLAGLDTPEGGTIRLSPASALVGHLPQEPERREGESVRAFLARRTGVSAAQEAMDTAAEALGDGAPGADDEYADALERWLALGGADLDERADEVAADLGLAVDLDQAMTSLSGGQAARAGLASLLLSRYDVFLLDEPTNDLDLDGLDRLERFVTGLRAGTVLVSHDREFLSRTVTRVLELDLAQQEIRQYGGGYAAYLEEREVARRHAREEFEEYADKLEGLQGRAQMQRNWMDQGVRNARRKSNDNDKIGRKLRAESSEKQAAKARQTQRAIERLDVVEEPRKEWELRMEIAAAPRSGAVVATLRGAVAHRGDFTLGPVDLQIDWADRVAITGANGSGKSTLLAALLGRLSLDAGSAALGPGVVVGEVDQARGLFLGDEPLIDAFGAVVPDLAPADIRTLLAKFGLKAAHVTRPAATLSPGERTRAALALLQASGVNLLVLDEPTNHLDLPAIEQLESALANYPGTLLLVTHDRRMLEAVEVNRRIQVESGKVTTL, translated from the coding sequence GTGAGCGCCACTCTGATCGCCCAGGACCTGTCCGCCGGCCACGGCGACCGCCTGCTGTTCTCCGGCCTGGAACTCGTCGTCGCCCCCGGTGACGTCGTGGGCCTCGTCGGCGTGAACGGCGCAGGCAAGTCCACCCTGCTCCGCCTCCTCGCCGGCCTGGACACCCCGGAGGGCGGCACGATCCGGCTCAGCCCGGCCAGCGCGCTCGTCGGCCACCTGCCGCAGGAGCCGGAGCGCCGCGAGGGCGAGAGCGTCCGGGCGTTCCTGGCCCGGCGGACCGGCGTCTCGGCGGCCCAGGAGGCGATGGACACCGCGGCCGAGGCGCTGGGCGACGGCGCCCCGGGCGCGGACGACGAGTACGCCGACGCCCTGGAGCGCTGGCTCGCCCTCGGCGGTGCCGACCTCGACGAGCGCGCCGACGAGGTGGCCGCCGACCTGGGGCTGGCCGTCGACCTCGACCAGGCGATGACCAGCCTGTCCGGCGGGCAGGCAGCCCGGGCGGGGCTGGCGTCGCTGCTGCTCAGCCGGTACGACGTCTTCCTCCTCGACGAGCCCACCAACGACCTGGACCTCGACGGCCTCGACCGCCTCGAACGCTTCGTCACCGGCCTGCGGGCCGGCACCGTCCTCGTCAGCCACGACCGCGAGTTCCTCTCCCGCACCGTGACCCGGGTCCTCGAACTCGACCTGGCCCAGCAGGAGATCCGCCAGTACGGCGGTGGCTACGCCGCGTACCTCGAGGAGCGCGAGGTGGCCCGCCGGCACGCCCGCGAGGAGTTCGAGGAGTACGCCGACAAGCTCGAAGGTCTGCAGGGCCGGGCCCAGATGCAGCGCAACTGGATGGACCAGGGCGTCCGCAACGCCCGCCGCAAGTCCAACGACAACGACAAGATCGGCCGGAAGCTGCGCGCCGAGTCCTCCGAGAAGCAGGCCGCCAAGGCCCGCCAGACCCAACGCGCCATCGAACGCCTCGACGTCGTCGAGGAGCCCCGCAAGGAATGGGAACTGCGGATGGAGATCGCCGCCGCCCCCCGCTCGGGCGCGGTCGTGGCCACCCTGCGCGGCGCGGTCGCGCACCGGGGCGACTTCACCCTCGGCCCGGTGGACCTGCAGATCGACTGGGCCGACCGGGTCGCGATCACCGGCGCGAACGGCTCCGGCAAGTCCACCCTCCTCGCGGCCCTCCTCGGCCGCCTGTCCCTCGACGCCGGCTCGGCCGCGCTCGGCCCCGGCGTCGTGGTCGGCGAGGTCGACCAGGCGCGCGGGCTGTTCCTCGGCGACGAGCCACTGATCGACGCCTTCGGGGCCGTGGTGCCGGACCTGGCGCCGGCGGACATCCGTACCCTCCTGGCGAAGTTCGGCCTGAAGGCCGCGCACGTCACCCGCCCGGCGGCGACCCTCTCGCCAGGGGAACGCACCCGCGCCGCCCTGGCCCTGCTCCAGGCCTCGGGGGTCAACCTCCTCGTCCTCGACGAGCCGACGAACCACCTGGACCTGCCGGCGATCGAGCAGCTGGAGTCGGCGCTGGCGAACTACCCGGGGACGTTGCTGCTGGTCACGCACGACCGGCGGATGCTGGAGGCCGTCGAGGTCAACCGCCGCATCCAGGTCGAGTCCGGCAAGGTCACAACCCTCTAA
- a CDS encoding GntR family transcriptional regulator produces MQADAAHRRLRELILAGDYAPGQRLTEMEVSATLAMSRTPVREAFRALVSDGLVAPDGRGVAVVALGAGALRDAYQVRAALEAMTADLAARRQAAGEIAPAALAALRREADAADEATRAAHGATDAAARAGHLARGVAHNRRFHQRIAALAGNPVATGILDRLWDQIVVSTRDSLASPARPAHVAHQHDTLLAAITEGRAADAWAAAHAHVLDTHTAGTHDPEEQS; encoded by the coding sequence ATGCAGGCCGACGCCGCGCACCGCAGACTCCGCGAACTCATCCTCGCCGGCGACTACGCCCCAGGGCAGCGCCTCACCGAGATGGAGGTCTCCGCGACCCTCGCGATGAGCAGGACCCCGGTCCGCGAGGCGTTCCGCGCACTGGTCAGCGACGGGCTGGTCGCGCCGGACGGGCGGGGGGTCGCGGTGGTGGCGCTGGGGGCGGGGGCGCTGCGGGACGCGTACCAGGTGCGGGCCGCGCTGGAGGCGATGACCGCCGACCTGGCCGCGCGGCGGCAGGCCGCCGGGGAGATCGCGCCGGCGGCCCTCGCGGCCCTGCGCCGGGAGGCGGACGCGGCCGACGAGGCGACCCGGGCGGCGCACGGAGCCACCGACGCCGCCGCCCGGGCCGGACATCTGGCGCGCGGCGTCGCGCACAACCGACGCTTCCACCAGCGGATCGCCGCCCTGGCCGGCAACCCGGTGGCCACGGGGATCCTCGACCGGCTCTGGGACCAGATCGTCGTCTCCACCCGCGACTCGCTGGCCTCCCCCGCCCGGCCGGCGCATGTCGCCCACCAGCACGACACGCTGCTCGCCGCCATCACCGAGGGCAGGGCGGCGGACGCCTGGGCTGCGGCGCACGCGCACGTGCTCGACACCCACACGGCCGGCACCCACGACCCGGAGGAGCAGTCATGA
- a CDS encoding LLM class flavin-dependent oxidoreductase, protein MIDVPLAVLDLAPVAAGTTVGDALRATTELARRTEALGYQRFWVAEHHNMPAIASSSPAVLLAHLAAHTTTIRIGSGGVMLPNHAPLVVAEQFGTLEALHPGRVDLGIGRAPGTDQGTALALRRTVEGLSAEAFPEELASLIGYFTGEERIVATPGRGDMPAIWLLGSSGFSARLAGMLGLPFSFAHHFSARNTEPAMELYRRHFQPSRWLERPYAMVAVSAICADTDERAEWLAGPASLAFLKLRQGRPEPLVSPEEAAAYPYTTEERQFVADRRVGQGLGSPETVERQLTDLVARTGADELMLTTMVYDLEDRARSFELIAEKAAR, encoded by the coding sequence GTGATCGACGTACCCCTGGCTGTTCTCGACCTCGCCCCCGTCGCCGCCGGCACCACCGTCGGCGACGCCCTGCGCGCCACCACCGAGCTCGCCCGCCGCACCGAGGCTCTCGGCTACCAGCGCTTCTGGGTCGCCGAGCACCACAACATGCCGGCCATCGCCAGCTCCTCCCCGGCGGTGCTCCTCGCGCACCTCGCCGCGCACACCACCACCATCCGGATCGGCTCCGGCGGCGTCATGCTGCCCAACCACGCGCCGCTCGTCGTCGCCGAACAGTTCGGCACCCTCGAGGCCCTGCACCCGGGCCGGGTCGACCTCGGCATCGGCCGCGCCCCCGGCACCGACCAGGGCACGGCCCTCGCCCTGCGCCGGACCGTCGAGGGCCTGTCGGCGGAGGCGTTCCCGGAGGAACTCGCCTCCCTGATCGGGTACTTCACCGGCGAGGAGCGCATCGTCGCCACCCCCGGCCGCGGGGACATGCCGGCGATCTGGCTGCTCGGCTCCAGCGGCTTCAGCGCGCGGCTCGCCGGCATGCTCGGCCTGCCGTTCTCGTTCGCGCACCACTTCAGCGCGCGCAACACCGAGCCGGCCATGGAGCTGTACCGCAGACACTTCCAGCCCTCGCGGTGGCTGGAGCGGCCGTACGCGATGGTGGCCGTCAGCGCGATCTGCGCCGACACCGACGAGCGCGCCGAGTGGCTGGCCGGGCCCGCGTCCCTGGCGTTCCTCAAGCTGCGCCAGGGCCGGCCCGAGCCGCTGGTGTCCCCGGAGGAGGCTGCGGCGTACCCGTACACGACCGAGGAGCGGCAGTTCGTCGCCGACCGGCGGGTCGGACAGGGGCTGGGCTCGCCGGAGACCGTCGAGCGGCAGCTCACCGACCTGGTCGCCCGGACGGGGGCCGACGAGCTGATGCTGACGACCATGGTCTACGACCTGGAGGACCGGGCCCGGTCGTTCGAGCTGATCGCCGAAAAGGCCGCCCGGTAG
- a CDS encoding OsmC family protein, giving the protein MTATHTYDVTVTWTGDRGTGTSGYRAYDRAHDVDAPGRPTIPGSSDPTFRGDPARWNPEQLLVASLSQCHLLWYLHVCAAAGVVVTSYADDAVGTMAETADGGGHFTAVLLRPRVTVAEPGMVEAAVALHAAAHEKCFIANSVNFPVHHAPTVVPA; this is encoded by the coding sequence ATGACCGCCACCCACACATACGACGTCACCGTCACCTGGACCGGCGACCGGGGCACCGGCACCAGCGGCTACCGGGCCTACGACCGGGCGCACGACGTCGACGCGCCCGGCCGGCCGACGATCCCGGGCAGCTCCGACCCGACGTTCCGGGGCGACCCGGCCCGGTGGAACCCGGAACAGCTGCTCGTCGCGTCGCTGTCGCAGTGCCACCTGCTGTGGTACCTGCACGTGTGCGCCGCGGCCGGCGTCGTCGTGACGTCCTACGCCGACGACGCGGTCGGCACGATGGCCGAGACGGCCGACGGCGGCGGACACTTCACGGCGGTGCTGCTGCGGCCCCGGGTGACGGTCGCCGAGCCCGGGATGGTGGAGGCGGCGGTGGCGCTGCACGCTGCGGCACACGAGAAGTGCTTCATCGCGAACTCGGTGAACTTCCCGGTCCACCACGCGCCGACGGTGGTCCCGGCCTGA
- a CDS encoding FAD-dependent monooxygenase, producing MGEILVVGAGPTGLTMAAELARHGAAVRIVDRATAPATTSRALVVQPRTLELFDDLGVVDAALAAGTRADSVNLVFDRERRARIDVSGLLTEPETHTEYPWLFSLSQHETERVLTDHLASLGVGVERGVTLTGLTQDPDGVTALLDGRAVRFDWVVGCDGARSAVRTAIGMPFEGATYAEEFIMADARLDWELPDGDLYVFPSRSGFLAAFAMPGAGRFRIFGNVGAHGSPDYSEPTHEEFQTMLDERLPLPARVVEEYWVSRYRLHRRGVPRYRDGRVFLVGDAAHVHSPAGAQGMNTGIQDAYNLAWKLARACRGPASDSLLDSYHAERHPVGQRLLRTTDRMFSVISGQGAVARFARGHVGPVLARRVLGRESVRRWLIGTFAQLRISYPDSPLNARDGGWRDGPAPGDRAREASLGTGRVYDVLRGTHHTVLLFGEWTGLAARIEETYRGRVVARVVGADETAARVAYGVSGSGGFVIRPDKYIAYRADPLDPEHLLADLAARL from the coding sequence ATGGGTGAGATTCTTGTCGTCGGGGCCGGGCCCACCGGGCTGACCATGGCCGCCGAGCTCGCCCGGCACGGCGCCGCCGTCCGGATCGTCGACCGCGCGACCGCCCCCGCCACCACGTCCCGGGCCCTCGTCGTGCAGCCCCGCACCCTCGAACTCTTCGACGACCTCGGCGTCGTCGACGCCGCGCTGGCCGCCGGCACCCGGGCGGACAGCGTCAACCTCGTCTTCGACCGGGAGCGCCGCGCCCGGATCGACGTGTCGGGGCTGCTGACGGAGCCGGAGACGCACACGGAGTACCCGTGGCTGTTCAGCCTGTCGCAGCACGAGACCGAGCGGGTGCTCACCGACCACCTGGCCTCGCTGGGGGTCGGCGTCGAGCGCGGCGTGACATTGACCGGGCTGACCCAGGACCCCGACGGCGTCACGGCGCTCCTCGACGGCCGCGCCGTCCGGTTCGACTGGGTCGTCGGCTGCGACGGGGCCCGCAGCGCGGTGCGGACCGCGATCGGCATGCCGTTCGAGGGGGCGACGTACGCGGAGGAGTTCATCATGGCCGACGCGCGGCTCGACTGGGAACTGCCCGACGGCGACCTGTACGTGTTCCCGTCCCGCTCCGGCTTCCTCGCCGCGTTCGCGATGCCCGGCGCGGGCCGGTTCCGGATCTTCGGCAACGTCGGCGCGCACGGCTCCCCCGACTACTCGGAGCCCACCCACGAGGAGTTCCAGACCATGCTGGACGAGCGGCTGCCGTTGCCGGCGCGGGTGGTCGAGGAATACTGGGTCAGCAGGTACCGGCTGCACCGGCGCGGCGTGCCCCGGTACCGCGACGGGCGGGTCTTCCTGGTCGGGGACGCGGCGCACGTGCACAGCCCCGCCGGAGCCCAGGGCATGAACACCGGTATCCAGGACGCGTACAACCTGGCGTGGAAGCTGGCCCGCGCGTGCCGTGGGCCCGCTTCGGATTCGCTGCTGGACAGTTACCACGCCGAGCGGCACCCGGTCGGCCAGCGGCTGCTGCGCACCACCGACCGGATGTTCTCCGTCATCTCCGGGCAGGGCGCGGTGGCCCGGTTCGCGCGCGGCCACGTCGGGCCGGTGCTCGCCAGGCGGGTGCTCGGCCGGGAGTCGGTGCGCCGGTGGCTGATCGGCACCTTCGCGCAGCTACGGATCTCCTACCCGGACAGTCCGCTGAACGCGCGCGACGGCGGATGGCGGGACGGGCCGGCGCCGGGTGACCGGGCCCGGGAGGCCTCGTTGGGGACTGGGCGGGTGTACGACGTGTTGCGCGGTACCCATCACACGGTGTTGTTGTTCGGAGAGTGGACGGGGCTGGCGGCCCGGATCGAGGAGACCTATCGGGGGCGGGTGGTGGCCCGGGTGGTCGGGGCGGACGAGACCGCCGCGCGGGTGGCCTACGGGGTGAGCGGGTCGGGCGGGTTCGTGATCCGGCCGGACAAGTACATCGCCTACCGTGCGGACCCGTTGGACCCCGAACACCTCCTGGCGGACCTGGCGGCGCGGTTGTAG
- a CDS encoding trypsin-like serine protease, translating to MTTGVLSLLDQERIVLPTPRRTVALRWVAATLTVVVPALLISNQHASAAEPVPYGMTASTYAAMLAQRADAPVADTLQAAIDSGDATGFTSLAYGPRGGLALYWKGDLPPAVATAVTVARTRSKVDVLPAAWSRREQKAAALTVYQHLKPTTSSPTQVLWSGEGKGLTIRSADPAAHALTSAALGGVPVVWEAPRGIVPTRNRQYDNSPWWGGSRMMVHNVKGQYTCTTGFAVWRNGSPYMLTAGHCATAPDSVFDGLGDYMGWTPGPENWPHDVILLSLDGGNYGGRVYDGGAYSDWGKSVSGWDYARPGQWVCDSGAQSGVHCSIQLTNQFSASLYVPQDHPDSDGDGNYWITDLIVANKTDGGAAAISGDSGGPIFWLDGNRVRVIGTISGGNGDSGGSTLVFQDFYTAANDLGLSGVVTAP from the coding sequence GTGACGACGGGCGTTCTTTCCCTACTTGATCAGGAAAGGATAGTTTTGCCAACCCCCAGGAGAACCGTCGCACTGCGCTGGGTGGCCGCGACACTCACTGTCGTGGTTCCAGCGCTGCTGATCTCCAACCAGCATGCCTCCGCCGCCGAGCCGGTCCCCTATGGCATGACGGCAAGCACCTATGCCGCAATGCTCGCTCAGCGCGCCGACGCCCCGGTCGCCGACACGCTGCAAGCCGCGATCGACTCCGGCGACGCCACCGGGTTCACCTCTCTCGCCTACGGGCCCAGAGGCGGGCTCGCCCTGTACTGGAAAGGCGACCTGCCGCCGGCCGTCGCCACTGCCGTGACCGTCGCCCGCACACGCTCCAAGGTCGACGTGCTGCCCGCCGCGTGGTCCAGGCGGGAACAGAAGGCCGCCGCGCTCACCGTGTACCAGCACCTCAAACCCACGACCTCGAGCCCGACCCAGGTCCTGTGGAGCGGAGAGGGCAAGGGACTCACTATCCGGAGCGCCGACCCGGCCGCCCACGCGCTGACCTCTGCGGCCCTCGGCGGCGTGCCCGTGGTCTGGGAAGCGCCCCGGGGCATCGTGCCCACCAGAAACCGGCAGTACGACAACTCGCCCTGGTGGGGCGGTAGCCGGATGATGGTTCACAACGTCAAAGGGCAGTACACGTGCACCACCGGATTCGCCGTGTGGCGCAACGGGTCCCCCTACATGCTGACCGCCGGGCACTGCGCCACCGCTCCCGACAGCGTGTTCGACGGCCTGGGTGACTACATGGGGTGGACGCCCGGCCCCGAGAACTGGCCGCACGACGTGATCCTCCTGTCGCTCGACGGCGGCAACTACGGCGGACGCGTCTACGACGGTGGCGCCTACTCCGACTGGGGCAAGTCCGTCTCCGGTTGGGACTACGCCCGCCCCGGGCAATGGGTGTGTGACTCTGGCGCCCAGTCCGGCGTGCACTGCTCGATTCAGCTCACCAACCAGTTCTCAGCGAGCCTCTACGTTCCGCAGGATCACCCTGACTCCGACGGTGACGGAAACTACTGGATCACCGATCTGATCGTCGCCAACAAGACCGACGGTGGAGCGGCGGCGATCAGTGGCGACTCAGGCGGACCGATCTTCTGGCTCGACGGCAACCGCGTCCGTGTCATCGGAACCATCTCCGGCGGTAATGGCGACAGCGGCGGATCCACGCTGGTGTTCCAAGACTTCTACACCGCCGCCAACGACCTCGGCCTGTCCGGCGTCGTCACCGCCCCGTAA
- a CDS encoding AAA family ATPase, giving the protein MARALVLVNGLPGAGKSTLAPALAVELDALALSKDQIKEALADAVDPALAGALGGVAMAAVWSLAASHSGTVVVDSWWFRPRDLDHAREGIARTGARAAVEVWCEAPVEVVRARVAGRARHPVHGDGHRLATDWPRWAAEAAPLALTPVVRVDTGGPVEVAALGRTVRELLATASFQAR; this is encoded by the coding sequence ATGGCACGCGCACTGGTCCTCGTCAACGGCCTCCCCGGCGCCGGCAAGTCCACCCTCGCACCGGCGCTGGCCGTCGAACTCGACGCCCTCGCGCTGTCCAAGGACCAGATCAAGGAGGCCCTGGCGGACGCCGTGGACCCCGCGCTGGCCGGGGCCCTGGGCGGGGTCGCGATGGCCGCTGTCTGGTCCCTGGCGGCGAGCCATTCGGGCACAGTCGTCGTCGACTCCTGGTGGTTCCGGCCCCGCGACCTCGACCACGCCCGCGAGGGCATCGCCCGCACCGGGGCCCGCGCGGCCGTCGAGGTGTGGTGCGAGGCCCCGGTCGAGGTGGTCCGTGCCCGGGTCGCCGGGCGCGCGCGGCATCCGGTGCACGGCGACGGCCACCGCCTCGCCACGGACTGGCCCCGCTGGGCGGCCGAGGCCGCTCCTCTCGCGCTGACGCCGGTAGTCCGGGTGGACACCGGGGGACCGGTGGAGGTGGCCGCCCTGGGCCGCACGGTGCGGGAACTGCTGGCCACGGCGTCATTCCAGGCACGCTGA
- a CDS encoding transcriptional regulator, giving the protein MDRRELLRLLSMAGTLVAVSGIDDLDWERLNHFAEGPHRLDPAVLDEYATLNSHLWRVFVLSTSKQHTYPLVREQLGVLVGALQRSHSEAVHRGLCALVADLFQLAGEIMFDGNRYTDAAHCYSLAATASREGGVFDLWVCALTRHAFIGVYEEQFAKAGPMLELAAGLARLGDQALSTRHWVSVVRAQTFAGLGDLKACQRALDDAEQVHQLTGHVHTGGWLRFDGSRLPEERGTCYVALRRPDLAERSLTEALGMDLSARRRASVLTDLATLGLQRGDVDQVVGHARAAIDLAQQTSSGVIGRKLRGLQTQLTPLLASRHFRQLDHELTTVTGTSA; this is encoded by the coding sequence ATGGACCGCCGCGAACTGCTCCGACTGTTGAGCATGGCCGGCACGCTGGTCGCAGTGTCCGGAATTGACGACCTGGACTGGGAGCGGCTCAACCACTTCGCGGAGGGCCCGCACCGACTCGACCCCGCTGTCCTTGATGAGTACGCCACGCTCAACAGTCACCTGTGGCGCGTGTTCGTCTTGTCCACGTCGAAGCAGCACACCTACCCGCTCGTCCGCGAACAGCTCGGTGTCCTCGTCGGCGCCCTCCAACGCTCGCACAGCGAGGCGGTACACCGCGGTCTTTGCGCGCTCGTGGCCGACCTCTTCCAGCTCGCGGGCGAGATCATGTTCGACGGCAACCGCTACACCGATGCGGCCCACTGCTACAGCCTGGCTGCTACGGCGAGTAGAGAAGGCGGTGTGTTCGATCTGTGGGTGTGCGCGCTGACCCGCCACGCGTTCATCGGCGTGTACGAGGAGCAGTTCGCCAAGGCCGGACCGATGCTCGAACTCGCTGCTGGCCTGGCGAGGCTGGGCGACCAGGCTCTCTCGACGCGCCATTGGGTGAGCGTCGTGCGGGCGCAGACCTTTGCGGGTCTGGGTGACCTGAAGGCATGCCAGCGAGCTCTGGACGACGCCGAACAGGTCCATCAGCTCACCGGACACGTCCACACGGGCGGTTGGCTTCGCTTCGACGGATCTCGCCTGCCAGAAGAGCGTGGAACCTGTTACGTGGCGCTCCGGCGTCCCGACCTGGCGGAGCGGTCGCTGACCGAAGCTCTCGGCATGGACCTGTCGGCACGGCGGCGCGCCAGCGTGCTCACCGACCTGGCAACGCTGGGTCTCCAGCGCGGCGACGTCGACCAGGTTGTCGGTCACGCCAGAGCCGCCATCGACCTCGCGCAGCAGACCAGCTCGGGCGTGATCGGCCGCAAGCTTCGAGGACTCCAGACGCAACTCACGCCGCTGCTTGCCAGCCGCCATTTCCGTCAGCTTGACCACGAGCTCACCACTGTTACAGGAACATCCGCCTGA
- a CDS encoding ABC transporter permease, whose translation MLRVALAGLRAHTARLLLTACAIMVGVSFLAGSLVYGDTARAAFYDDLARSARNVDLVIRPTTGLLDPSVTERVRAVPGVRAVDPRVVGALGVLDAGGRLLTRDGHVGYGLSLPGAPALSRFDVARGRLPAAPGEVALDRKTVEDQKFGINTPLRVLDRQGAPHDLTLVGVLDLGVNRQFNGSAVAALTTGDLTALTGTSRYTEIAVSVAPGTDPERVRAAVPDARVLPAAQVRAELAWRAGKYVDGFLRVLIAFGLVALTVSGFVIYNTFAMLAAQRGRELALLRCVGASRLQVFGAVLTEAAGLGVVASLGGLALSLLVGWGLLVSREFVGARIPAHALVVGGPTVAVAVGFGTLLALAGAVVPAFGASRVPPLTALRHAAALEARGRPRAVRLGVAGTLAAVGAGCGAVGTAGGFGGLPLVLGGAMLVFLGFAAAAPLVVGRLVALVGWVPGRLLGAPVRLAAVNARRNPRRTAATTTALMIGVTLMSLFSVLLATARTQSGVELRENFRVDFRVAPAAPVGAVSERTRVRAVVPREVMTALRTHPEFDVVAPVRTAALGGGRTVWSVAPEGLRGPIRPEVTAGDLGALGPGTVALHRDPGRRLGDQVALGPLGTLTVVALYDDAPVDGGVLVSWDQFDRTYGAGDAHLVLVTATGTPVEARQVLDEVVRAYPLLQVTGEADQAEALAGSLDQLLGIFAALLGMSVLIAVFGIGNTLALSVLERTAESATLRALGLSRRQLRGMLLAEAGLMGAVGAGSGAVFGGAVGWAAALGLINAYGHGSPTVPWGQLALFATVATVAAMTAAVLPARHAARASIVTAVSQP comes from the coding sequence ATGCTGCGCGTCGCACTCGCCGGCCTGCGCGCGCACACCGCGCGGCTGCTGCTCACCGCCTGCGCGATCATGGTCGGCGTCAGTTTCCTGGCCGGCTCGCTGGTCTACGGCGACACCGCCCGCGCGGCGTTCTACGACGACCTGGCCCGCTCGGCCCGCAACGTCGACCTGGTCATCCGGCCCACGACCGGGCTGCTCGACCCTTCGGTCACGGAGCGGGTGCGCGCCGTGCCGGGGGTCCGGGCGGTCGATCCGCGGGTCGTCGGGGCGCTCGGCGTGCTGGACGCCGGCGGCCGGCTGCTGACCCGCGACGGGCACGTCGGCTACGGCCTGTCGTTGCCGGGCGCGCCGGCCCTGAGCAGGTTCGACGTGGCCCGGGGCAGACTGCCGGCCGCCCCGGGCGAGGTGGCGCTGGACCGTAAGACGGTCGAAGACCAGAAGTTCGGGATCAACACCCCTCTGCGGGTACTGGACCGCCAGGGCGCCCCGCACGACCTCACCCTCGTCGGGGTCCTCGACCTCGGGGTGAACCGCCAGTTCAACGGCTCGGCCGTGGCTGCACTGACCACGGGAGACCTGACGGCGCTGACCGGCACGTCGCGGTACACGGAGATCGCGGTCTCGGTGGCCCCGGGGACCGATCCGGAGCGGGTGCGCGCGGCGGTGCCCGACGCCCGGGTGCTCCCCGCCGCGCAGGTGCGCGCCGAGCTGGCCTGGCGGGCCGGGAAGTACGTGGACGGGTTCCTCCGGGTGCTGATCGCCTTCGGGCTGGTCGCGCTGACCGTGTCGGGGTTCGTCATCTACAACACGTTCGCGATGCTGGCGGCCCAGCGCGGCCGGGAACTGGCGCTGCTGCGGTGCGTGGGCGCGTCCCGGCTGCAGGTGTTCGGCGCGGTGCTCACCGAGGCGGCCGGGCTGGGCGTCGTGGCGTCGCTCGGCGGGCTGGCCCTGAGCCTGCTGGTCGGCTGGGGACTGCTGGTGTCCCGGGAGTTCGTCGGCGCGCGGATCCCGGCCCACGCGCTGGTCGTGGGCGGGCCGACCGTGGCCGTGGCCGTCGGGTTCGGCACGCTGCTGGCCCTGGCCGGGGCCGTGGTGCCGGCGTTCGGGGCGAGCCGGGTGCCACCCCTGACGGCCCTGCGGCACGCGGCCGCCCTGGAGGCGCGCGGCCGGCCCCGGGCGGTCCGGCTCGGGGTCGCCGGCACCCTGGCCGCGGTCGGGGCCGGGTGCGGGGCGGTGGGGACGGCGGGCGGCTTCGGCGGGCTGCCCCTGGTCCTCGGCGGCGCGATGCTGGTCTTCCTCGGGTTCGCCGCCGCGGCCCCGCTCGTCGTCGGTCGGCTCGTCGCCCTGGTCGGCTGGGTCCCCGGCCGGCTGCTGGGCGCCCCGGTGCGGCTGGCGGCCGTCAACGCCCGGCGCAACCCGCGCCGCACGGCGGCGACCACGACGGCGCTGATGATCGGCGTGACCCTGATGTCGCTGTTCAGCGTGCTGCTGGCCACGGCCAGGACCCAGTCCGGGGTGGAGCTGCGGGAGAACTTCCGGGTGGACTTCCGGGTGGCCCCGGCGGCCCCGGTCGGCGCGGTGTCGGAGCGGACCAGGGTCCGGGCCGTGGTGCCCCGGGAGGTGATGACGGCCCTGCGCACACACCCGGAGTTCGACGTCGTCGCCCCGGTGCGCACGGCGGCGCTGGGCGGTGGCCGGACGGTGTGGTCGGTGGCCCCGGAGGGGTTGCGCGGCCCGATCCGCCCCGAGGTGACCGCCGGCGACCTCGGGGCGCTGGGCCCGGGCACCGTGGCCCTGCACCGCGACCCCGGCCGGCGCCTCGGCGACCAGGTCGCCCTGGGCCCGCTGGGCACCCTGACCGTCGTCGCGCTGTACGACGACGCCCCGGTCGACGGCGGGGTGCTGGTGTCCTGGGACCAGTTCGACCGGACCTACGGCGCCGGTGACGCGCACCTGGTGCTTGTGACGGCCACCGGCACGCCGGTCGAGGCGCGGCAGGTCCTCGACGAGGTGGTCAGGGCGTACCCGCTGCTCCAGGTCACCGGGGAGGCCGACCAGGCCGAAGCGCTCGCCGGATCGTTGGACCAGTTGCTGGGCATCTTCGCCGCGCTGCTGGGCATGTCGGTGCTGATCGCGGTGTTCGGGATCGGCAACACCCTGGCGCTGTCGGTGCTGGAGCGCACGGCGGAGTCGGCGACCCTGCGCGCCCTGGGCCTGTCCCGCCGCCAACTGCGGGGCATGCTGCTGGCAGAGGCGGGGCTGATGGGCGCGGTGGGGGCCGGGTCGGGGGCGGTGTTCGGCGGGGCGGTCGGCTGGGCGGCGGCGCTGGGCCTGATCAACGCGTACGGTCACGGGTCACCGACCGTGCCGTGGGGTCAGTTGGCGCTGTTCGCGACGGTCGCCACGGTCGCGGCGATGACGGCGGCGGTGCTGCCGGCGCGGCACGCGGCCCGGGCGTCGATCGTGACGGCGGTGTCCCAACCGTGA